A region of the Desulfomicrobium escambiense DSM 10707 genome:
AAGGGCACGTTTTTTGAACATGCCCGGATGAAAACGCGCTGGCAGGGAGGATCAGAAGACGGACGCGGCGGCGCCCTGATCGTTCATCTCGCGGATGGAATCGGCGAACCGCTCGACCAGATCGTCGTAAAGCAGAGGGATGCGCTGGGCAAAGGCGGCCAGCATCGGCAGCATGACCTGGCGCATCTGCGGATGGGCGGCCTTGTCGCAACGCAGCTTGAAGATGTGCCGCCACTCGCGGATGTTGGCCGTGGTCACGATTTCGGTTTTCAGGCTGTTGGGCAGGACGCTCCTGGCCTCCTGAGCCGTGGCGCCGGCGTCCACCAGGCGCAGATAGGCGTCCTCGCAGGCCTGCATGGCCGAGAGCCAGAGGGCGTAGCGGGCGTCGTCCGCGGCCCAGAAGAAGGGACGGATCACAGTGATTTCGCTGCCGAACTTGTCCTGGGCGTAGTTGGCGTAGCGGGTGCTCTCCTGGGAGAAGGAGCACAGGCGGTGGCGGACCAGTTCGTGCGTCACGCCGCGGTCGCAGACGATGCGCACGGTGACGGAGATGTGTTCGAGGACGCTGTCGTGGCCCAGGCGGACGATGCGCGACAGGAGCTTGCGGGCCGAGTCCGGGCTGGCCTTGTCCTCGGACTTGTAACAGGTGCGGGCGGCCAGTTCGAGGTGCTGCAGGATGAACTCGCCGTCGGGCAGGTGCATGAAGGAGAAACTGGGGTCGATGACTTTCATGGCTCCTCGCTGAACTGGTTGGTGAAAGGATGAATGGCGCGCCGTCTGGAAACCGGCCGGCTGAACGCGCGACCCGGCTAGGCGTTGCGCAGCTTCAGGCCGCCGTCGATGTGCTGGTAGGCCTTGGCCGTGACCACGCGGCCGCGCGGGGTGCGCTTCAGGAACCCGCACTGGATGAGATAGGGCTCGTAGATGTCCTCGATGGTGCGGACCTCCTCGGAGCAGGCCGCGGCGATGGTCTTGACGCCCACGGGCCCCCCGCCGAAGTGGTCGATGATGCACTCCAGGATCTTGCGGTCCATCATGTCCAGGCCGATGGAGTCCACGTCCATGATGTCCAGGCCCTTGGCCGCCACTTCGGCGTCGATGACCGGGCTGCCGGCCACCTGGGCGTAGTCGGCCACGCGCCGCAGCAGCCGGTTGGCGATGCGCGGCGTGCCGCGGGAGCGCCGCCCGATCTCCAGGGCGCCCTCGTGGCTGATCTCAAGGCCGAGGATGCGCGCGGCGCGGGTCACGATCTGGGCCAGTTCGCGAGGGTTGTAGAACTCCAGGCGGCAGATGACCCCGAAGCGGTCGCGCAGGGGCGAGGTCAACAGGCCGATGCGTGTCGTGGCCCCGACCAGGGTGAAGGGCTCCAGTTCGATCTTGACCGTGCGCGCCCCGGGGCCTTGCCCGACGATGAGGTCGAGCTTGAAATCCTCCATGCCGGGGTAGAGGATCTCCTCCACGACCGCGGGCATGCGGTGGATCTCGTCAATGAAGAGCAGGTCGTGCCGGTTCAGGCTGGTCAGGATGGCGGCCAGGTCGCCGCTTCGCTCCAGCACCGGGCCGGAGGTGGAGACCAGATTCACGCCCAGCTCACTGGCCATGATCTGGGCCAGGGTCGTCTTGCCGAGGCCCGGGTTGCCGTAGAGCAGGCAGTGGTCCAGGTGCTGTCCGCGTTCCTTGGCTGCCTGCAGATAGATCTTCAGGTTGCCGCGGACGTCCTCCTGGCCGATGAAATCGTCCAGCGTGCGCGGACGTATGTGCTCTTCGCCTGGGTTCTGGGCCATGTCAGCCGTGCTGCCTTGCCGCAAAAATCTTGAGCGCCTGACGGATGGCGCTGCCCGCGTCGAGGTCGGGCTCCGTGTCGAACACCTTCCTGACCACCTCGTCCACCTCGTGCCGACCGTAGCCCAGGGAAACCAGGGCAGCGGCGCAGTCGGACTCGGCCGTTACCGCCGGGGCGGTCCTGCCGGACGAGAGCGGGGCCGAGGCCACGAGCTTGTCCTTGAGGTCCAGGAGCAGCCGCTTGGCCGTCTTGGCCCCGATGCCGGGCACCCGCGTCAGGGCGGCCACGTCCTCCCTGGCGATACAGGCCGCGAGCTCCGAGGGGCCATAGCAGCCCAGCATGGCCAGGGCCGTTCTGGGCCCGAGCTTGGGCGCGGCCAGCAGGGTCTCGAAGGCCTCCCGCTCCTCCCAGGTCCCGAAACCGTACAGCACCAGCGCGTCCTCGCGCACCAGGGTGTGCACGAAGAGGCGCGCCGTGTCGCCGGCCCCGGGCAGGGACGACAGGGCGCCGACGGTCATGTGGACCTGGTACCCCACTCCGCCGGAGGTCAGCAGGATGCAGGCCTCCGCGTCGCGGCGCAGCACGATTCCTTCGAGATATGCGATCATGGACAGAGGCTATAGACGAGTTGCCCCGTCTTGACCAGCCGCAACGGCGGCCAGGAAGCGGGAGTGATTGAGGTGGCAGATGGCCAGGGCCAAGGCGTCGCCGGCGTCTTCGGCCCAGTCGGGACGCACGCCCAGGAGCTGGCCGACCATGAAGGACACCTGACTCTTTTCGGCTCGCCCCGCGCCGACTAGGGATTTCTTGACCAGGGTGGGCTCGTAGCCGAAAACCTCGACCCCATGCACGCCGCAGGCGGCCAGCACCGCCCCGCGAGCCTGCCCGAGCTTCAGGGCCGAGGCCGAGTTGCGGGCGAAAAAAACATTCTCCACGGCCACGGCCTGCGGAGAATGGGCCTGCAGCAGCTCCGTGATGCGCGAGTACATGAGCCCCAGCCGGGCGCTCATGGCCTCCTCGGCCGGCCGGACCACGCCAGCCTCGACCAGGGACAAAACCCCGGACCGCTCCCGCACCAGGCCGTAGCCCATGCAGCGCGACCCGGGGTCCACGCCCAGGATGATGCGTTCGGCAGCCATGCTCCGGGCTTACATCTCCGCCAGGAGTTCCGGGGGCAGCTCGAAGTTGGCGTAGACGTTCTGCACGTCGTCGTTGTCGTCCAGGGCGTCGTAGAGCTTGAGGACCTTGCGTCCGGTCTCCACGTCCACGGCCACGGTATTCTGGGGGATGCGGTTCAGCTCGGCGCTCATGATCTCGATGCCTGCGGCCTCGAAGGCGGACTTGGCGGAATGGAAATCCTCGACCGCGCACTGCACCTGCCAGGAATCGTCGTCATCGAGCACGTCCTCGACGCCGGCCTCCAGGCCCACTTCCAGGAGCTGATCCTCGGTGTACTTCTTGTCGAAGGCGAAGACGCCCTTCTTGTCGAACATCCAGGCCACGCAGCCGGCCGCGCCCATGGAGCCGCCGCCCTTGCTCAGGATGTGGCGCACCTCGGCCACGGTGCGGTTCCGGTTGTCCGTGACGGCCTCGATGAGGATGGCCACGCCGCCGGGCGCGTAGCCTTCATACATGATCTCTTCCAGGGCCTCGGAAGCCAGCTCGCCCGTGCCCTTCTTGATGGCCGTGTCGATCTTGTCCTTGGGCAGGTTCACGGCCTTGGCCGCATCGATGGCCGCGCGCAGCCGCGCGTTCATGTCCGGGTCGCCGCCGCCCTTGGCCGCGAGGATGATTTCCTTGGTCACCTTGGTGAACATCTTGCCGCGCTTGAGATCCTGGCGGCCCTTGCGGTGCTGGATGTTCTTCCATTTACTATGTCCTGCCATGTTTTCCTCCAAAAAAATTCGTTATTCGCGATGTTCTTCGCGCCCGACCGGGACGAACCCCAGACCCAGGATGAAGATTTCCTTGCTCTCGGAGCGGCTGCTCTTGGGCTTGACCATGACGACCTTGGCGAAGCGCCCCCGCAGGGACTGCACGAAAGGGT
Encoded here:
- the thyX gene encoding FAD-dependent thymidylate synthase, which encodes MKVIDPSFSFMHLPDGEFILQHLELAARTCYKSEDKASPDSARKLLSRIVRLGHDSVLEHISVTVRIVCDRGVTHELVRHRLCSFSQESTRYANYAQDKFGSEITVIRPFFWAADDARYALWLSAMQACEDAYLRLVDAGATAQEARSVLPNSLKTEIVTTANIREWRHIFKLRCDKAAHPQMRQVMLPMLAAFAQRIPLLYDDLVERFADSIREMNDQGAAASVF
- the ruvB gene encoding Holliday junction branch migration DNA helicase RuvB, which codes for MAQNPGEEHIRPRTLDDFIGQEDVRGNLKIYLQAAKERGQHLDHCLLYGNPGLGKTTLAQIMASELGVNLVSTSGPVLERSGDLAAILTSLNRHDLLFIDEIHRMPAVVEEILYPGMEDFKLDLIVGQGPGARTVKIELEPFTLVGATTRIGLLTSPLRDRFGVICRLEFYNPRELAQIVTRAARILGLEISHEGALEIGRRSRGTPRIANRLLRRVADYAQVAGSPVIDAEVAAKGLDIMDVDSIGLDMMDRKILECIIDHFGGGPVGVKTIAAACSEEVRTIEDIYEPYLIQCGFLKRTPRGRVVTAKAYQHIDGGLKLRNA
- the ruvA gene encoding Holliday junction branch migration protein RuvA; this encodes MIAYLEGIVLRRDAEACILLTSGGVGYQVHMTVGALSSLPGAGDTARLFVHTLVREDALVLYGFGTWEEREAFETLLAAPKLGPRTALAMLGCYGPSELAACIAREDVAALTRVPGIGAKTAKRLLLDLKDKLVASAPLSSGRTAPAVTAESDCAAALVSLGYGRHEVDEVVRKVFDTEPDLDAGSAIRQALKIFAARQHG
- the ruvC gene encoding crossover junction endodeoxyribonuclease RuvC: MAAERIILGVDPGSRCMGYGLVRERSGVLSLVEAGVVRPAEEAMSARLGLMYSRITELLQAHSPQAVAVENVFFARNSASALKLGQARGAVLAACGVHGVEVFGYEPTLVKKSLVGAGRAEKSQVSFMVGQLLGVRPDWAEDAGDALALAICHLNHSRFLAAVAAGQDGATRL
- a CDS encoding YebC/PmpR family DNA-binding transcriptional regulator; the encoded protein is MAGHSKWKNIQHRKGRQDLKRGKMFTKVTKEIILAAKGGGDPDMNARLRAAIDAAKAVNLPKDKIDTAIKKGTGELASEALEEIMYEGYAPGGVAILIEAVTDNRNRTVAEVRHILSKGGGSMGAAGCVAWMFDKKGVFAFDKKYTEDQLLEVGLEAGVEDVLDDDDSWQVQCAVEDFHSAKSAFEAAGIEIMSAELNRIPQNTVAVDVETGRKVLKLYDALDDNDDVQNVYANFELPPELLAEM